In the Oryza glaberrima chromosome 6, OglaRS2, whole genome shotgun sequence genome, one interval contains:
- the LOC127777710 gene encoding anthranilate O-methyltransferase 3-like yields the protein MATKQILHMNPGQGETSYARNSTIQKTAQDRMKPLIEDAIKAFCGAALPKSMVIADLGCSSGPNALTLVSAMVNAIHRYCMEHKQPQPEMCIFLNDLPCNDFNTVAKSLGEFKHGQDSSSHHIIVTSMVPGSFYDRLFTSTSVHFFCSSISLHWLSEAPEELVKSKIPMYDSDDKLRLLNREIVDNAYARQFRKDFTLFLSLRAQELVLGGQLIFSLVGRCSSNHASKSTQVWKLLAVALNDMASRGMISKEKFDTFHIPIYAPLDKELDSIIEDEGSFRINKTMVYDAFHATDGMLPSPNIMASMTRAVFEPVIVQHFGFSGETMADFSSAVERLSSSSFLEAEFPLVCLCLSLTRAR from the exons ATGGCCACAAAACAAATTCTCCATATGAATCCAGggcagggcgaaacaagctaTGCTCGCAACTCCACAATTCAG AAAACAGCGCAAGATAGGATGAAACCTCTCATAGAGGATGCCATCAAAGCCTTTTGCGGAGCAGCTCTCCCCAAGAGCATGGTAATCGCAGACTTGGGTTGCTCCTCCGGCCCCAACGCACTCACTCTCGTTTCAGCTATGGTCAACGCCATCCACCGTTATTGCATGGAACACAAGCAGCCACAACCAGAAATGTGCATTTTCTTGAACGATCTTCCATGCAATGACTTCAACACCGTTGCAAAAAGTTTGGGAGAATTCAAGCATGGCCAGGACAGTTCCTCCCATCACATCATTGTCACCAGCATGGTACCTGGGTCATTTTATGATAGGCTTTTCACATCGACCTCAGTGCATTTCTTCTGCTCCTCCATCAGCCTGCATTGGTTATCAGAG GCACCTGAAGAGCTTGTGAAGAGTAAAATCCCAATGTACGATAGTGACGATAAATTGAGGCTATTGAACCGTGAAATTGTTGACAATGCTTATGCTCGACAGTTCAGAAAGGATTTCACGCTGTTCTTGTCCTTGAGGGCTCAAGAACTAGTTCTTGGAGGTCAGCTGATTTTCTCATTGGTTGGCAGATGCTCAAGCAACCATGCGTCCAAGTCAACTCAAGTATGGAAGCTGCTAGCCGTAGCCTTGAACGACATGGCATCGAGA GGTATGATAAGCAAAGAGAAGTTTGACACATTCCACATACCTATCTATGCACCTTTGGACAAGGAATTAGATTCGATCATTGAAGATGAGGGTTCATTTCGAATCAACAAGACGATGGTCTATGATGCTTTCCATGCCACAGATGGAATGTTGCCTAGTCCAAACATAATGGCTTCAATGACAAGAGCAGTGTTCGAGCCTGTAATAGTGcagcattttggattttcaggTGAAACTATGGCTGATTTCTCTAGTGCAGTGGAGCGTCTCTCGAGTTCTAGTTTTTTGGAAGCTGAATTCCCATTAGTCTGCTTGTGTTTGTCGCTCACTAGAGCACGTTGA